Proteins found in one Acidobacteriota bacterium genomic segment:
- a CDS encoding DEAD/DEAH box helicase, producing MDGFCSLTADWFRGKFGQATPAQAEAWPLIREGGDLLISAPTGSGKTLAAFLSCIDRLVSDGLDGHLDDRTSVVYVSPLKALSNDIHRNLQEPLKELGELAEASGAELAEIRTAIRTGDTPAWEREQMVRRPPHILVTTPESLFILLTAERSRKMLSTAATVIVDEIHAVLDDKRGAHLAVSLARLDCLVREAGGSRPQRIGLSATVKPIIEVASFLTGEVDGGETAIVDSGHRRELDLAVEVPEEELGAVATTGMWGEIYDRIAELILSHRTTIVFVNTRRLAERVAHQLAERLGDDAVLSHHGSLSRRLRQAAEAALKEGRLRAIVATASLELGIDVGSVDLVCQIGTPRSIAVALQRIGRSGHKVDRTFIPKGRFFPATRDELVECAALVRAIRSGLLDERTVMPWPRDVLAQQIVAAAATGDWDEDELFDLVRSAYPYRDLPRDIFDEVVAMLSDGIASSRGRNGAWLHRDRVNGVVRGRRGARLAAITSGGAIPDNANYQVVAEPEGTTVGTVDEDFAVESLAGDVFLLGTTSWRIRRVEAGRVRVEDAHGAAPSVPFWLGEAPGRTRELSDEVSRVRERLAAANADDDAIAFLVRECGLDRPGAEQAVAYLRAGVRVLGATPSNRTLVAERFFDESGGMQLVLHAPLGARINRAWGLALRKRFCRSFNVELQAAATDNGLVISLAEQHSFPLEVVFRFLQPATVEDVLTQAMLPSPMFGARWRWNASRALAILRFAGGKKVPPPILRMRSDDLLAAVFPDQVACAENLSGEIRIPQHPLVDETIRDCLHEAMDIDGLRELVAGIEAGTIATHAIDTAEPSPLGHEILNANPYAFLDDAPLEERRARAVQLRRTLGDDGGEIGALDEAAIREVADEAWPVVRDPEELHDALLTLVLVPPRDGWRDWFARLAETGRATTLTPGAPAGAPAGAPAHGAPASRPAEGPPAEGPPASTPARATPPAFWVATERLRTARLVHPGAVADPDPPDIEQPVPDGVDAAVTEVLRGWLDSVGPMTAAALAATLALPEDRIAAALTRLEGEGQVLRGRFTAAARADGAETEWCNRRVLARIHRLTLGRLRREIEPVTSADLVRFLARWQRMADGTRLHGASGLLQVIQQLQGCEVSAAAWERDVLAARMAKYDPEMLDQLCLSGEVMWGRLSPHPAFDARNGDEQREPANRRARRVRPTRVAPVALFLREDLEWLLPPGGHPAGPDVPALSHPARAVLDALQRRGASFLRELVQETGRLTSEVEDGLWELVAAGLVTADGFDNLRALTNPKRRRGEGRFRAARPRHAAGRWALLAPGSRDLQAGAGEPAERERADAFARQLLLRWGVVFRDLVRRETLMPPWRDLLASLRRMEARGEVRGGRFVAGFVGEQFARPDAVELLRIVRRDGGRIDRGRGVRVAAADPMNLAGIVTPGARVSALSGEVVELLPPAPVAAGAAAVQE from the coding sequence ATGGACGGCTTCTGTTCGCTGACGGCCGACTGGTTCAGGGGGAAGTTCGGGCAGGCCACGCCGGCCCAGGCGGAGGCGTGGCCGCTGATCCGGGAGGGGGGCGACCTGCTGATCTCGGCCCCGACCGGCTCGGGCAAGACGCTGGCCGCGTTCCTGAGCTGCATCGATCGGCTGGTGTCGGACGGGCTCGATGGACATCTGGACGATCGGACCTCGGTCGTCTACGTCTCGCCGCTCAAGGCGCTGAGCAACGACATCCATCGGAACCTCCAGGAGCCGCTCAAGGAGCTGGGTGAGCTGGCGGAGGCCTCCGGGGCCGAGCTGGCGGAGATCCGCACCGCCATCCGGACCGGCGATACGCCGGCCTGGGAGCGCGAACAGATGGTGCGCCGGCCGCCGCACATTCTGGTGACGACCCCCGAGTCGCTCTTCATCCTGCTGACGGCGGAACGCAGCCGGAAGATGCTCTCGACGGCGGCGACGGTCATCGTCGACGAGATCCACGCCGTGCTGGACGACAAGCGGGGTGCGCATCTCGCGGTCAGCCTGGCGCGGCTCGACTGCCTGGTGCGGGAGGCCGGGGGCTCGCGGCCGCAGCGGATCGGCCTGTCGGCGACCGTCAAGCCGATCATCGAGGTGGCGTCCTTCCTGACCGGGGAGGTTGACGGAGGCGAGACGGCAATCGTCGATTCCGGCCACCGCCGCGAGCTCGATCTTGCCGTCGAGGTGCCGGAGGAAGAGCTGGGGGCGGTTGCCACGACCGGGATGTGGGGCGAGATCTACGACCGGATCGCGGAGCTGATCCTCTCGCACCGCACGACGATCGTCTTCGTCAACACGCGGCGCCTGGCCGAGCGCGTCGCGCATCAACTGGCGGAGCGCCTGGGCGACGACGCGGTGCTGTCGCATCACGGCAGCCTGTCGCGCCGTTTGCGCCAGGCGGCCGAAGCCGCGCTCAAGGAGGGTCGGCTTCGCGCCATCGTCGCCACGGCGTCGCTCGAGCTCGGCATCGATGTCGGATCGGTCGACCTGGTCTGCCAGATCGGCACGCCCCGCTCGATCGCGGTCGCGCTGCAGCGGATCGGGCGTTCCGGCCACAAGGTGGACCGGACGTTCATTCCGAAGGGGCGCTTCTTCCCGGCGACACGCGACGAGCTGGTCGAGTGCGCGGCGCTGGTCCGGGCCATCCGGAGCGGCCTGCTGGACGAGCGGACGGTGATGCCCTGGCCGCGCGACGTGCTGGCGCAGCAGATCGTCGCCGCGGCGGCGACCGGCGACTGGGACGAGGACGAGCTGTTCGACCTGGTGCGGAGCGCCTACCCCTACCGGGACCTGCCGCGCGACATCTTCGACGAGGTGGTGGCGATGCTGTCGGACGGCATCGCGTCGTCGCGCGGCCGGAACGGGGCGTGGCTGCACCGCGATCGGGTCAACGGCGTCGTCCGCGGGCGGCGGGGCGCGCGGCTGGCGGCCATCACCTCGGGCGGCGCGATTCCCGACAACGCCAACTACCAGGTCGTGGCGGAGCCGGAGGGGACGACGGTCGGGACCGTGGACGAGGACTTCGCGGTCGAGAGTCTCGCCGGCGACGTCTTCCTGCTCGGGACTACGTCGTGGCGAATCCGCCGGGTCGAGGCGGGGCGGGTCCGGGTGGAGGATGCGCATGGCGCCGCACCGTCCGTGCCGTTCTGGCTCGGGGAGGCGCCGGGGAGAACGCGCGAGCTGTCCGACGAGGTGTCCCGCGTCCGAGAGCGCCTCGCCGCGGCGAACGCCGACGATGACGCGATCGCGTTCCTGGTGCGGGAGTGCGGTCTCGATCGTCCCGGCGCCGAACAGGCGGTCGCCTACCTCCGGGCCGGTGTCCGTGTGCTGGGCGCGACGCCGTCGAACCGGACTCTTGTCGCCGAGCGCTTCTTCGATGAGAGCGGCGGCATGCAACTGGTGCTGCACGCGCCGCTCGGCGCCCGCATCAACCGCGCCTGGGGCCTGGCGCTCCGGAAACGCTTCTGCCGCAGCTTCAACGTCGAGCTCCAGGCCGCGGCCACCGACAACGGCCTCGTCATCTCGCTCGCCGAGCAGCACAGTTTTCCGCTCGAGGTGGTCTTCCGGTTCCTCCAGCCGGCGACGGTGGAGGACGTGCTGACCCAGGCGATGCTCCCGTCGCCGATGTTCGGGGCGCGCTGGCGCTGGAACGCGTCGCGCGCGCTCGCCATCCTCCGCTTCGCGGGGGGCAAGAAGGTGCCGCCGCCGATCCTGCGGATGCGATCCGACGATCTGCTCGCCGCCGTCTTCCCCGACCAGGTGGCGTGCGCGGAGAACCTGAGCGGCGAGATCCGGATCCCGCAGCATCCGCTGGTGGACGAGACCATCCGCGACTGCCTGCACGAGGCGATGGACATCGATGGCTTGCGCGAGCTGGTGGCGGGCATCGAGGCGGGAACCATCGCGACCCACGCCATCGACACCGCCGAGCCGTCGCCGCTCGGCCACGAGATCCTGAACGCGAACCCGTACGCGTTCCTCGACGACGCGCCGCTGGAGGAGCGCCGCGCCCGCGCCGTGCAGTTGCGCCGGACGCTGGGCGACGACGGCGGCGAGATCGGCGCGCTCGACGAAGCGGCAATCCGGGAGGTGGCGGACGAAGCGTGGCCGGTCGTGCGCGATCCCGAGGAGCTCCATGACGCGCTGCTGACGCTGGTCCTGGTCCCGCCGCGCGACGGCTGGCGGGATTGGTTCGCCCGGCTCGCCGAGACCGGCCGCGCCACGACGCTGACCCCCGGCGCGCCGGCCGGTGCGCCCGCTGGTGCGCCGGCCCATGGTGCGCCGGCCTCCAGGCCGGCAGAGGGTCCACCGGCAGAGGGTCCGCCGGCGTCCACGCCGGCACGCGCCACACCTCCCGCCTTCTGGGTCGCCACCGAACGCCTCCGCACCGCGCGCCTCGTCCACCCGGGCGCCGTCGCCGACCCCGATCCTCCGGATATCGAGCAGCCGGTTCCGGACGGCGTCGACGCCGCCGTGACCGAAGTCCTCCGCGGCTGGCTCGACTCGGTCGGCCCGATGACCGCTGCCGCCCTCGCCGCCACCCTCGCCCTTCCCGAGGATCGGATTGCCGCCGCCCTGACCCGGCTCGAGGGTGAAGGCCAGGTGCTTCGCGGCCGATTCACGGCGGCGGCCCGCGCCGACGGGGCGGAGACGGAGTGGTGCAACCGCCGCGTCCTGGCGAGGATTCACCGCCTTACCCTTGGCCGCCTGCGGCGCGAGATCGAGCCGGTGACGTCGGCCGATCTCGTCCGCTTCCTCGCGCGCTGGCAGCGCATGGCGGACGGAACCAGGCTGCATGGCGCGTCCGGCCTGCTGCAGGTGATCCAGCAACTGCAGGGCTGCGAGGTGTCGGCCGCCGCCTGGGAACGCGACGTCCTCGCCGCGCGCATGGCGAAGTACGACCCGGAGATGCTCGATCAGTTGTGCCTCTCGGGCGAGGTGATGTGGGGTCGTCTGTCGCCCCATCCCGCGTTCGACGCGCGGAACGGCGACGAGCAGCGCGAGCCGGCCAACCGCCGGGCGCGCCGCGTCCGCCCGACCCGCGTCGCGCCCGTCGCGCTCTTCCTGCGGGAAGACCTCGAATGGCTGCTTCCGCCCGGCGGCCATCCGGCCGGCCCGGATGTGCCGGCCCTTTCGCACCCCGCCCGGGCGGTGCTCGATGCGCTCCAGCGACGCGGTGCGTCGTTCCTCCGCGAACTCGTGCAGGAGACCGGCCGGCTGACGAGCGAGGTCGAGGACGGGCTCTGGGAACTGGTTGCGGCCGGCCTGGTGACCGCCGACGGATTCGACAACCTGCGCGCGCTGACCAACCCGAAACGCCGCCGTGGCGAGGGTCGCTTCCGCGCCGCCCGTCCCCGGCACGCGGCCGGGCGCTGGGCGTTGCTCGCGCCGGGGAGCCGGGATCTCCAGGCCGGCGCGGGGGAACCGGCCGAACGCGAACGCGCGGACGCCTTCGCGCGCCAGTTGCTGCTTCGCTGGGGCGTCGTCTTCCGCGACCTGGTCCGCCGCGAGACCCTGATGCCGCCCTGGCGCGATCTCCTCGCGTCGCTCCGCCGGATGGAAGCGCGGGGAGAGGTGCGCGGCGGCCGCTTCGTCGCCGGCTTCGTGGGCGAGCAGTTCGCCCGCCCGGACGCGGTGGAGCTGCTTCGCATCGTCCGTCGCGACGGCGGCCGGATCGACCGGGGCCGCGGCGTGCGAGTCGCCGCCGCCGACCCGATGAACCTGGCGGGCATCGTGACGCCCGGCGCGCGGGTCAGCGCCCTTTCGGGCGAGGTGGTCGAGCTGCTGCCGCCGGCGCCGGTCGCCGCCGGCGCGGCGGCCGTGCAAGAATGA
- a CDS encoding carboxypeptidase regulatory-like domain-containing protein has product MPRRLEQLTLGVLLALGSTGLALGAQETNPDTITGVVTSTAGPEAGVWVIAETGALPTKFRKIVVTDDEGRFLLPELPRAGYTVWVRGYGLVDSAPVAAAPGDDLRLTAVAAPTPREAAEIYPASHWLSLLEPPEAREFPGTGPEGNGISEQLRTRHEYFYNVKACLRCHQVGGKFTREHPDGQQYDSTADAWDQRVRMGQRGGEMSMWMSRFGRESGLRMFADWSDRIATGEVPPAPPRPRGVERNLVLTQWEWTDEMGKIHDEASTDKRNPTVNAHGPIYGVDIANDNLAMLDPNTHTATMVRIPTLADRSTMRASYAQSGYPPSRLADLARFNPASIHNPMLDSRGRVWYTATLRPPENQPEWCREGGGNRFGDYFPLERSGRNVSYYDPETQQFTMVDTCFGSHHLQFAHDDNETLFLSRPNSPVFGWLDTKLFDETGDGQLAQGWCPTVIDTNGDGRITKPWNEPTLVRGARFEEDATASTYDFDPALDTRVEVGAYGIIVNPVDGSVWGAQDSYPGRIVRVVVGDNPPESCLAEVFEVPSERWDVEATGEVGFMPRGLDVDRNGVIWTALSGTNHLASFDRSRCGTLTGPTAHEGRHCAEGWILYPLPGPTFKGTDIRADYNYYNWVDQFDTLGLGENVPIATGTGSDSLVALLPETGETVVMRVPYPLAGFHPRGLDGRIDDPDAGWKGRGVYSSTGSDTVWHAEDGFAIENGEYRSISKPILVKFQFRPHPLAE; this is encoded by the coding sequence ATGCCACGAAGACTTGAACAGTTGACGTTGGGGGTGCTTCTGGCACTCGGTTCGACGGGGCTCGCGCTGGGTGCACAGGAAACCAATCCGGACACCATTACCGGCGTCGTGACCAGCACCGCCGGACCCGAGGCAGGCGTCTGGGTCATCGCCGAGACCGGCGCTCTGCCGACGAAGTTCCGCAAGATTGTCGTGACGGATGACGAGGGCCGGTTCCTCCTGCCGGAGCTTCCGCGGGCGGGCTATACGGTTTGGGTGCGGGGCTATGGCTTGGTCGATTCGGCGCCGGTGGCGGCGGCTCCGGGCGACGACCTGCGTTTGACGGCCGTGGCTGCGCCGACGCCCCGGGAGGCCGCGGAGATCTATCCTGCCAGCCACTGGCTGTCGCTGTTGGAGCCGCCGGAGGCGAGAGAGTTCCCGGGCACCGGCCCGGAGGGTAACGGCATCAGCGAGCAGCTTCGGACGCGGCACGAGTACTTCTACAACGTGAAGGCCTGCCTGCGTTGCCACCAGGTCGGAGGGAAGTTCACGCGCGAGCACCCGGACGGTCAACAGTACGACTCGACCGCCGACGCCTGGGATCAACGTGTCCGGATGGGGCAGCGCGGCGGCGAAATGAGCATGTGGATGTCGCGGTTCGGGCGCGAGAGCGGGCTGCGCATGTTCGCGGACTGGAGCGACCGCATCGCCACCGGCGAGGTGCCGCCGGCGCCGCCGCGCCCGCGGGGCGTGGAGCGGAACCTGGTCCTGACCCAGTGGGAATGGACCGACGAGATGGGCAAGATCCACGACGAGGCGTCCACCGACAAGCGCAATCCGACCGTGAACGCCCACGGCCCGATCTACGGCGTCGACATCGCCAACGACAACCTGGCCATGCTCGATCCGAATACCCACACCGCGACCATGGTCCGCATCCCGACCCTGGCGGATCGCTCGACGATGCGTGCGTCCTACGCCCAGTCGGGCTATCCGCCCTCGCGCCTGGCGGACCTCGCGCGTTTCAACCCGGCCAGCATTCACAACCCGATGCTCGACAGTCGGGGCCGGGTCTGGTACACGGCGACGCTGCGCCCGCCGGAGAATCAGCCTGAATGGTGCCGGGAGGGGGGCGGCAATCGGTTCGGCGACTACTTCCCGCTGGAGCGCTCCGGCCGCAACGTGAGCTACTACGACCCGGAGACGCAGCAGTTCACGATGGTGGACACCTGCTTCGGCAGCCATCACCTCCAGTTCGCGCACGACGACAACGAGACGTTGTTCCTCAGTCGGCCGAACAGCCCCGTCTTCGGCTGGCTCGACACGAAGCTCTTCGACGAGACGGGCGACGGGCAACTGGCGCAGGGCTGGTGCCCGACCGTGATCGACACCAACGGCGATGGCCGGATCACGAAGCCCTGGAACGAGCCGACGCTCGTGCGCGGCGCCCGGTTCGAGGAGGACGCCACCGCGAGCACGTACGACTTCGACCCGGCGCTGGATACGCGCGTGGAGGTGGGAGCGTACGGCATCATCGTCAACCCGGTCGACGGCTCGGTCTGGGGCGCGCAAGATTCCTATCCCGGCCGGATCGTGCGCGTGGTGGTAGGCGACAACCCGCCGGAGAGTTGCCTCGCGGAGGTCTTCGAGGTGCCGTCGGAACGCTGGGACGTCGAGGCGACCGGTGAGGTCGGCTTCATGCCGCGCGGTCTCGACGTCGACCGTAACGGCGTCATCTGGACGGCGCTGTCGGGAACCAACCACCTTGCCAGCTTCGATCGGAGCCGGTGCGGAACGCTGACCGGGCCGACGGCGCACGAGGGGCGGCACTGCGCCGAGGGGTGGATCCTCTACCCGTTGCCGGGACCCACGTTCAAGGGAACCGACATCCGGGCCGACTACAACTACTACAACTGGGTCGATCAGTTCGACACCTTGGGCCTCGGGGAGAACGTGCCGATTGCGACCGGCACGGGCTCCGATTCCCTCGTCGCCCTCCTGCCCGAGACCGGCGAGACCGTCGTGATGCGGGTGCCTTATCCTCTGGCCGGCTTTCACCCGCGCGGTCTCGACGGCCGGATCGACGATCCCGACGCAGGGTGGAAGGGCCGCGGCGTCTACTCGTCAACCGGCTCCGACACCGTGTGGCACGCCGAGGATGGTTTCGCCATCGAGAACGGCGAGTACCGGTCCATCTCCAAGCCGATTCTCGTGAAGTTCCAGTTCCGGCCGCATCCGCTGGCGGAATAG
- a CDS encoding PAS domain-containing protein, translating to MAMPGTDHYLKTELYELVRKDPAIFEFLQAGSLDGIWYWDVERQEQEWMSPRFKEVFGYRDDEIPNTPDWWQANIHPDDLAVALDNFGKHLKDPSHPYDQIVRYRHRDGGTVWVRCRGLAIRDDDGKPIRLLGCHTDVTALKRAEEDLRRQANELREARDSAEHANRAKSTFLANVSHEIRTPLNAVIGSAELLGETDLTADQQRHVEAIHVSAEALLDIINDILDFSKLEAGRIEADPSPFRLRERIEAWVRSLAPRLHEKPVRLVTEVAPDVPDALVGDERLLRQVLANLLSNAMKFTAAGRIALRVRIEARDGDDVALRFEVEDTGIGIPPEKQQVIFEEFVQGDASITRHYGGTGLGLAIAARLVDVLDGRIGLVSQPDEGSTFHFTARFVQPAFEAAGVDAGAEPVSEAAVLGPLRILVVEDSVANQQVAIGMLEKRGHTVDVAASGAAAVEATSDASYDVVLMDLQMPGMDGYEATRRIRGREAADGAAPMAIVALTARASRGSEAYCLNSGFDGYLLKPYRSRELLDVIAAAVGIERVAAPADGGAEADTRPAAAPEPGARLDWKAALDAVDGDSELLRRVIGGYLGQQTALVDELRAALTGNDPAVARRAAHTIAGSLRLFEEARVVALAHELEDRARDGDLEGAVRVWTSLEPELNAVETELRAWIGD from the coding sequence ATGGCCATGCCGGGCACCGACCACTATCTCAAGACCGAGCTGTACGAGCTGGTCCGGAAGGACCCGGCGATCTTCGAGTTCCTGCAGGCGGGCTCGCTCGACGGGATCTGGTACTGGGACGTCGAGCGGCAGGAGCAGGAGTGGATGAGCCCGCGGTTCAAGGAGGTCTTCGGCTACCGGGACGACGAGATCCCGAACACGCCGGACTGGTGGCAGGCGAACATCCACCCCGACGATCTCGCGGTCGCGCTCGACAACTTCGGGAAGCACCTGAAGGACCCGAGCCATCCCTACGATCAGATCGTCCGGTACCGCCACCGCGACGGCGGCACCGTCTGGGTCCGGTGCCGCGGCCTCGCCATCCGGGACGACGACGGGAAGCCGATCCGCCTCCTCGGCTGTCACACCGACGTCACCGCGCTGAAGCGGGCCGAAGAGGACCTGCGGCGGCAGGCGAACGAGCTGCGGGAGGCGCGCGACAGCGCGGAGCACGCGAACCGGGCCAAGAGCACGTTCCTCGCGAACGTCAGCCACGAGATCCGGACCCCCCTCAACGCCGTGATCGGAAGCGCGGAATTGCTCGGCGAGACCGACCTGACAGCCGATCAGCAGCGCCACGTAGAGGCGATCCACGTCTCCGCCGAGGCCTTGCTCGACATCATCAACGACATCCTCGATTTCTCGAAGCTGGAGGCGGGCCGGATAGAGGCGGATCCCTCTCCCTTCCGGCTCCGGGAGCGGATCGAAGCGTGGGTCCGCTCCCTCGCGCCCCGGCTGCACGAAAAGCCGGTCAGGCTCGTCACCGAGGTCGCCCCTGACGTGCCCGACGCCCTCGTCGGCGACGAGCGCCTGCTGCGGCAGGTGCTGGCGAACCTGCTCTCGAACGCGATGAAGTTCACCGCGGCCGGGCGAATCGCCCTGCGGGTCCGGATCGAGGCGCGCGACGGCGACGACGTTGCGCTCCGGTTCGAGGTGGAGGACACCGGGATCGGCATCCCGCCGGAGAAGCAGCAGGTGATCTTCGAGGAGTTCGTGCAGGGAGACGCCTCGATCACCCGTCACTACGGGGGCACCGGACTCGGTCTGGCCATCGCGGCGCGCCTCGTCGACGTGCTGGACGGCAGGATCGGGCTCGTGAGCCAACCGGACGAGGGCAGCACCTTCCACTTCACGGCGCGCTTCGTGCAGCCGGCGTTCGAGGCCGCCGGCGTCGACGCCGGCGCCGAGCCCGTCAGCGAGGCGGCGGTCCTCGGACCGTTGCGCATCCTCGTCGTGGAGGACAGCGTCGCCAATCAGCAGGTGGCAATCGGGATGCTGGAGAAACGCGGCCATACCGTCGACGTGGCCGCCAGCGGCGCGGCCGCGGTGGAAGCGACGTCGGACGCGTCCTACGACGTCGTCCTGATGGACCTGCAGATGCCCGGGATGGACGGCTACGAGGCGACGCGCCGCATCCGGGGGCGCGAGGCGGCGGACGGCGCGGCTCCGATGGCGATCGTCGCGCTGACCGCCCGGGCGTCGCGCGGCAGCGAGGCCTACTGCCTGAACTCCGGTTTCGACGGCTATCTGCTCAAGCCCTACCGGTCACGCGAGTTGCTGGACGTGATAGCCGCGGCGGTGGGGATCGAGCGCGTGGCGGCACCCGCCGATGGCGGCGCCGAGGCCGACACGCGACCCGCTGCCGCCCCCGAGCCCGGCGCACGACTCGACTGGAAGGCTGCCCTCGACGCGGTCGACGGCGACAGCGAGTTGCTACGAAGGGTGATCGGCGGCTACCTTGGGCAGCAGACGGCCCTGGTCGACGAGCTGCGCGCCGCCCTCACCGGGAACGACCCGGCGGTCGCGCGGCGGGCAGCGCACACGATCGCCGGATCGCTCCGCCTGTTCGAGGAAGCGCGCGTCGTTGCGCTCGCCCACGAACTGGAGGATCGGGCGCGCGACGGCGACCTGGAAGGCGCGGTCCGCGTCTGGACCAGCCTTGAACCGGAACTGAACGCGGTGGAGACGGAACTGAGGGCCTGGATCGGAGACTGA
- a CDS encoding M28 family peptidase, producing the protein MILGPRGDRTMRARTWTGSLVGLVVLVVACGPPPPHDTRTVVETLASDDYEGRLTGSTGEQMAAHYLIGQLQSVGAEPLPGHNAYRHEFPFNAGIEDTGTTIGLADAEGASVELPAPAAEGMRSVRGLAFSETAAVEAPLVFAGYGLSVPEAADGFSYDSYATLDVEGKIAVVLRYFPEESEGDVRGELSRVAGLRNKAFVARERGAVGLIVVTGPTSPNAGELAPLTFDNAMGEAGLVAATVDGALGAAIIESAGRPLAEVQAELDTANPHIAGFDLPLTASLDVRLERQPGTGHNVIGWLPPTRDAEVDKPYLLLGAHYDHLGRGRGGDSLARDDEVGEIHNGADDNASGTAAVLAIGERLADVERDRGVILAFWSGEELGLLGSDDFVERPPVPTEDIAAYLNFDMVGRLRENTVNVQAVGSSSIWTDLVEELNEPVGLTLSFVADPYLPTDVRSLNDAGVPSLNFFTGSHEEYHRPSDDADTLNYDGIAKIVDLASAVTASLALRPEPPDFVEVEREEQQGGTAMMRIYTGTIPDYTQETDGLALSGVVAGGPAAEAGLEGGDVIVSLAGREVGDIYDYMFALDLLRVGQPSEVIVVRDGERVTLQLIPRARE; encoded by the coding sequence ATGATCCTTGGGCCTCGGGGGGATAGAACGATGAGAGCGCGCACGTGGACCGGATCGCTGGTTGGATTGGTTGTTTTGGTGGTCGCCTGCGGCCCGCCACCGCCGCACGACACCCGGACGGTCGTCGAGACGCTGGCGAGCGACGACTACGAGGGCCGGCTCACCGGCTCGACGGGCGAGCAGATGGCCGCGCACTACCTGATCGGCCAGTTGCAGTCGGTCGGGGCCGAGCCGTTGCCGGGTCACAACGCGTATCGCCACGAGTTCCCGTTCAACGCGGGCATTGAGGACACCGGCACGACGATCGGGCTGGCCGACGCCGAGGGCGCGTCCGTCGAGTTGCCCGCCCCGGCCGCCGAGGGGATGCGGTCCGTCCGGGGGCTCGCCTTTTCCGAGACCGCCGCCGTCGAGGCGCCGCTCGTCTTTGCCGGCTACGGCCTGTCGGTTCCGGAGGCCGCCGACGGCTTCAGCTACGACAGCTACGCGACCCTCGACGTCGAAGGAAAGATCGCCGTGGTCCTTCGCTACTTCCCCGAGGAGTCGGAGGGCGACGTGCGCGGCGAGCTGTCGCGCGTCGCCGGGCTCCGCAACAAGGCGTTCGTGGCGCGCGAGCGCGGCGCGGTCGGCCTGATCGTGGTCACCGGTCCGACGTCGCCCAACGCCGGCGAACTCGCGCCGCTCACCTTCGACAACGCGATGGGCGAGGCCGGCCTGGTGGCGGCGACGGTCGACGGCGCGCTCGGCGCCGCGATCATCGAGAGCGCCGGCCGTCCCCTCGCCGAGGTGCAGGCCGAGTTGGACACCGCGAACCCGCATATCGCCGGCTTCGATCTGCCGCTCACCGCGTCACTCGACGTCCGCCTCGAACGCCAGCCCGGCACCGGCCACAACGTCATCGGCTGGCTGCCGCCGACCCGCGATGCGGAAGTCGACAAGCCGTATCTCCTGCTCGGCGCCCACTACGACCACCTGGGCCGCGGCCGGGGCGGCGATTCGCTGGCGCGCGACGACGAGGTGGGGGAGATTCACAACGGCGCGGACGACAACGCGTCGGGCACCGCCGCCGTCCTGGCGATCGGCGAGCGGCTGGCGGATGTCGAGCGGGATCGGGGCGTTATTCTGGCGTTCTGGTCGGGGGAGGAACTGGGCCTGCTGGGCTCCGACGACTTCGTCGAGCGGCCTCCCGTGCCGACGGAGGACATCGCCGCCTACCTCAACTTCGACATGGTGGGCCGCCTGCGTGAGAACACCGTCAACGTGCAGGCGGTCGGCAGCAGCTCCATCTGGACCGACCTGGTGGAGGAGCTGAACGAGCCGGTCGGCCTGACCCTGTCGTTCGTCGCCGATCCCTACCTGCCGACCGATGTCCGCAGCCTGAATGACGCCGGGGTTCCCAGCCTGAACTTCTTCACCGGTTCCCACGAGGAGTACCACCGGCCGTCGGACGACGCGGACACGCTCAACTACGACGGCATCGCGAAGATCGTGGACCTCGCCTCCGCGGTCACCGCCAGCCTCGCCCTCCGCCCGGAACCGCCCGACTTCGTCGAAGTGGAGCGCGAGGAACAGCAGGGCGGCACGGCGATGATGCGGATCTACACCGGCACGATTCCCGACTACACGCAGGAAACGGACGGCCTCGCCCTGTCCGGCGTCGTGGCCGGCGGCCCCGCCGCGGAGGCGGGCCTCGAAGGGGGCGACGTCATCGTAAGCCTCGCCGGACGCGAGGTGGGCGACATCTACGACTACATGTTCGCCCTCGATCTGCTCCGCGTCGGCCAGCCGTCCGAAGTCATCGTCGTCCGGGACGGCGAACGGGTCACGCTGCAACTCATTCCCCGCGCGCGGGAGTAG